The sequence CGTGGGCCTCCCAGGCACCCTCGTACGTGTACATCACCTGGTTGTAGATGTACGAGAGCCGCGAACGGGCGTAGTCGAAGTTGGCCTTCAGGACGCGGCCCCACGCGGCCCGGCGGGTCAGCGGCGAGCCGTCGAGGTCGACGTCCTTGAGCGAGGTCTCCCCCTCACTCGTCCCGGTGGTGAACGGCTCGTCCAGGTACGCCTCGAAAGCCCGACGGCCGAGGACATCACCGTCGGCGATGAGATTCTCCACGACGTACAGCGCCTCGCCGAGGGCCCCGTAGTACCCGCCCCAGTCGCCCTGGTGACCGCCGCGGGCCAGCAGTCTGGTGTCCGCGTAGTAGTCCCTGGTGTGGTTGTCGACGCACTTGAAGACCCGGAACAGGGCGAGCGTCCGATCGGCGGCGGACTGCGCGGGGCACCAGCTCGACTGCGTCAACGCCGTCGCGTAGAAGCGCAGTTCGTCCTGGTAGCGGACGATGCTGAGCCGGGCGGTAGCCGAGGCGTCGACCTTCGCCGAGTACGCGCCGAAGAGCTTCACCTGCCCGGCCACGTAGCCGTCGACCAGTGCCTGCTTCTGCTCCTCGGACAGGTCCGCGACCGTGTCCGTGGGCGGGGTGAAGTCGGCCTGCGGCTCGTCGCTCACGTCGAGGTACGCGCCGGTGTGGGTGTACGCCCGGTAGTAGCCGCGGGAGTCGGCGGTGACCTTGGCGCTGAAGGCCGCGTCGTAGGTGCGCAGGGTGATCTCGGCCCGCTCCCGGCCCTTGGTGCGCTCCAGGGGCAGCATCACCGTGGCGTAGAAGAACCGGCCGGGCAGCGGACGGACCGTACCGGTGTTCAGCGCCTCGTAGTCCCCGGAACGCCGATAGCCGATCTGCTCACCGTCGATGTACGCGATCGTCTTGTACGGGGAGGTGTCGCCGCCCCAGAACTTGACCGTCAGGTAGTTCTGGTGGAGGGGGTCGACCCGGACCGTGAACCGGAGGTCGCCGGTCTTGATCCCGGGGGTGGCCAGGGGTTTCGCCACGCGGGCCCGGTCGCCCGCGTTGCCGTCGACGACGGCGGAGTCGGGGGCGTCGAGGCCGTGCGCCGACTCGGAGGCCGGGTCGCCGAAGTCGACGAGGTCGAGGCGTCCGGCGCTCCCGGCCTCCACGCCCCCGGCCGCGGACGGTTCCTCGGTCCCGGCCGCGGATGCCTGTTCGGCGGCCGTCCAGGACCAGCCGGTCAGCGCGAGGGAGCCGGTGCCGGCGGCGGCGCTCATGACGGATCTTCTGGTGACTCTTCTGGCGACGGACATGCGGAATCCTCACAACGACGAAGAAGAGGGGCGGATTTGGCGGGTCGGCCGCGGGGGCTACTTCAAGGAGCCGAGCGTGACGCCCGAGCGCCAGAAGCGCTGCATCGAGATCATCAGGATCACCATCGGGACGAGGGAGATCAGCGAGCCCACGACCACCATGCCGGTCAGGTCGGCGGACGTGTCGACCTTGACCCTGAGCCAGGAGTACAGGCCGACCATCACGGTCCACTTCTCCGGCGTACGCAGGAACACCAGGGGCCCGAAGAACGAGTTCCAGGAGCCGACGAAACCCAGCAGGAAGATCGTCGCCGCGCCCGTGGACATGAGGCGGGCGCCGACCGTGAAGAAGATCCGGTACTCCCCCGCTCCGTCGATCCGGGCGGCCTCAAGCAGTTCGGGCGGGACGGCGCCCTCCGCGTACACCTTGGCGAGGTAGACGGAGAAGGCGTTGAACAGGCTCGGCACGATGATCGCCAGCGGGCTGTCGACGATCCCGAGGTCCGTGTAGAGCAGGAAGGACGGGATGGTGAGCAGAGCGTGCGGGACGAGGAAGGACCCGATGACACAGCCCATCAGCAGGCCCCGGCCGCGGAACCGGTACATCGCCAGCCCGTAACCGCAGGCGACGCAGACCAGGGTCATGCCCGCGGTGCCGAGCATCCCGTAACAGAGCGTGTTCCAGAGCCACTTGAGGAAGATGCCGTCCTGGTACGTGAACAGCGCCTTCAGGTTGTCCGTGAAGTGCGGCTCGGAGAACCACAGGCCGTTGGTGGTGTAGAGGTCGGACTGGTTCTTGGTCGCCGAGACGATCAGCCACCACACGGGGGCCAGCGAGTAGAGCGTGAAGAACGCCACGCCTCCGAGGACCAGGGCCCTGGTCCGGCGGCTGTGCCGGACAGGGCCGGTGCCCTCGCGGACAGCGCCGCTCCGCCGGGAGCGCGGGCCCCCGGGCGTGGTCGGGGACGGAGACGGAGATGGGGACGGGCCGACGGTCACGGTCATGAGGTGGGTGCCTTGTTCGTGAGGCGGTAGAACAGTGCGGACGTGGTGCCGACGACCAGGGCGAGGATGACCGAGAGGGCGGAGGCGTAGTTGAAGTCGCCCTGCTGGAAGGCCCAGTCGTAGATCGCCATGATCGGGGTGAAGTCTCGGGTGACGGTCTCCGGCGCCATGGACTTGAAGAGCATCGTGTCGCTGAAGATCTGCAGGGTGCCGATGATGCTGAGCACGGTGGTGAGCACCAGGGAGCGGCGGACCAGCGGCACCTTGATCGACCAGGCGATCCGCCACTCGGACGCGCCGTCGATGCGGGCCGCGTCGTGGACGTTGGCGTCGACCGAGCGCAGCGCCGAGTAGACGATCAGCATGTTGAAGCCGATGCCGCTCCACGCCATCAGGTTGCCGATGGACACCCAGATGAGTTCGCCGCCGTAGAAGTTCGCGTCGATGCCGAAGAGTTCGAAGAACGGGGTGAGCGGTCCGACCACCGGGCTGTAGAGGTAGATCCAGATCAGTGTGGCGACGATGCCCGGGATCATGTACGGAATCAGCAGTGGGATGCGGAAGCGGTCGGCGACACGCTGCGAGGCCGCGTCGAGGAGCAGCGCGAGCCCCACGCTTGCGACCTGGATGACCGGGATGCTGATCACCGCGAAGAGGCCGACGCGCAGCATCGAGGACCAGAAGCGGCCGTCACCGAAGCCCTCGACGAAGTTGTCCAGACCGACGAACTCGACGGTCTTCGCACCGAATCCGAGCCCGGAGCCCTTCTCCCTGTAGAGGCTCTCCTTGAGTGCCATGACGAGGGGGGTGACGGTGAACAGGGCGAACCCGAGGAAGAAGGGGACCGTGAACGAGGCGCCCTTGAGGGCCATGATCCGCCGCCATCCGAGGCGCGCGGCCCGGGACGGCGACCCGGTGACGGGCTCAGCGACAGGCTCGGGGACGGACTCGGTGACGGGCTCGGTGCCGGCTGCCACGCCGATCAGCCCTCGACGTTGATGTTCTTGGACTTCAGGTCGTCGACCGTGAACTCCTGCAAGTGCTTCAAAGCCTGCTCGACCGTGGTCTTCTTGGTGACGATCCTCGCCCACTGGTCCTGCAACTCGGCGAACACTCCGGTGTAGTTGGGGCCGACCGTCCACTTGCTCCTCGCGTGCTCGACGGACTTGAGGATCACCCCGCGGGCCTCGGACCTGTGGGTGCCGAAGAGCTTGTCGGTGACCACCGAGTCGACCCAGGGTGTGACGTCCTTGAGGGCGCCCGGCCACTCGTACTGCTTGGTGTCCTTCTGGTAGGTGGCGTCGATGCCGGCCTTGTCGGTCTTCATCCACACCGCCGCCTCGACGGCTTCCTCGACGTGCTCGCAGCCCTTGGGGACGAGCACACCGTTGTTTGCGCTGTACGAGGAGGTGGTGAACTCCGTGGCGTCGGCGAACTGGGGCAGGTCGATGGGCTGCCAGTCGCCGAGGGACTTCTTGTAGTTCAGCTCGTAGTTCTGCAGCTGCCAGGTCTGCGTGGGCAGCGAGACCATCTTCCCGGAGTCGAAGTAGCTGATCAGGGCGGGCCGGTCCTGGTAGGTCTGGTTGGCGACCAGTCCGCCGTCCACGAGCTGCTGGACGACGTCGGCGGCCTTCAGGGAATCCGGTGACAGGAAGTCGATCCGCCAGCTGTCGCCCTTCTGCTCGTACCAGGTGCCGCCCGCCTGCTGGACGAGGTTGACCAGGGTGGACGGGTCCTCGCCGGCCAGGTTCATGACGTACACGTCGTGCTTCTTGAGCCTCTTGCCCGCGGCGATCACGTCGTCCCAGGTCTTCG is a genomic window of Streptomyces sp. NBC_00414 containing:
- a CDS encoding carbohydrate ABC transporter permease is translated as MAFFTLYSLAPVWWLIVSATKNQSDLYTTNGLWFSEPHFTDNLKALFTYQDGIFLKWLWNTLCYGMLGTAGMTLVCVACGYGLAMYRFRGRGLLMGCVIGSFLVPHALLTIPSFLLYTDLGIVDSPLAIIVPSLFNAFSVYLAKVYAEGAVPPELLEAARIDGAGEYRIFFTVGARLMSTGAATIFLLGFVGSWNSFFGPLVFLRTPEKWTVMVGLYSWLRVKVDTSADLTGMVVVGSLISLVPMVILMISMQRFWRSGVTLGSLK
- a CDS encoding ABC transporter substrate-binding protein, with the protein product MPHSRVPHRAAAPAAALATALALTATACGGDSDDSSDRSKGPVTIEYWSWTETKNVDPVVAKFNATHTDIKLKFVKQADNPGTAQNLRNAVAARKDVPCLVQNFGEVPSLVGEGLLSSVDKELKPYLDRFNPAALPNVQAGGTYYAVPTGFNPTFMMINRSVYDKYGVDVPKTWDDVIAAGKRLKKHDVYVMNLAGEDPSTLVNLVQQAGGTWYEQKGDSWRIDFLSPDSLKAADVVQQLVDGGLVANQTYQDRPALISYFDSGKMVSLPTQTWQLQNYELNYKKSLGDWQPIDLPQFADATEFTTSSYSANNGVLVPKGCEHVEEAVEAAVWMKTDKAGIDATYQKDTKQYEWPGALKDVTPWVDSVVTDKLFGTHRSEARGVILKSVEHARSKWTVGPNYTGVFAELQDQWARIVTKKTTVEQALKHLQEFTVDDLKSKNINVEG
- a CDS encoding carbohydrate ABC transporter permease; this translates as MAAGTEPVTESVPEPVAEPVTGSPSRAARLGWRRIMALKGASFTVPFFLGFALFTVTPLVMALKESLYREKGSGLGFGAKTVEFVGLDNFVEGFGDGRFWSSMLRVGLFAVISIPVIQVASVGLALLLDAASQRVADRFRIPLLIPYMIPGIVATLIWIYLYSPVVGPLTPFFELFGIDANFYGGELIWVSIGNLMAWSGIGFNMLIVYSALRSVDANVHDAARIDGASEWRIAWSIKVPLVRRSLVLTTVLSIIGTLQIFSDTMLFKSMAPETVTRDFTPIMAIYDWAFQQGDFNYASALSVILALVVGTTSALFYRLTNKAPTS